From the Bombus pascuorum chromosome 7, iyBomPasc1.1, whole genome shotgun sequence genome, one window contains:
- the LOC132909010 gene encoding uridine phosphorylase 1 isoform X1, whose protein sequence is MPICTCKDRVLDENHVCQMNPSDEHENIEWNIEYDPAVRYRDGSVRLRNPNIELMDQDILYHLALGSGSHDLVEMFGDVKFVCMGGTPKRMEDFAHFIMKEIGHKLPAGTTLLDISQYSYRYSMYKVGPVLSISHGMGMPSVGILLHEMIKLMYHAKVKDPIFFRIGTCGGIGLEGGTVVISEEAVDGMLKSYLEVPVLGKVVRRPAKLDRQLARDLKALAHRDDPYDTVIGKTMCTDDFYEGQGRMDGAFCEFTENDKMDYLNKLHKAGVVNIEMESLSFGALTHLAGIKSAVVCVTLLDRFKGDQVLAPKEVLNEWQIRPQQLVARYITRYLQRKGRLSLDGHGSMCVKSPRRFKLVQQESENYD, encoded by the exons ATGCCCATTTGTACGTGCAAAGATCGCGTTCTGGACGAGAACCACGTGTGTCAGATGAATCCTTCGGATGAGCATGAGAATATCGAGTGGAATATCGAGTATGATCCCGCAGTTAG ATATAGAGATGGATCTGTACGACTTCGAAATCCAAACATCGAGCTCATGGATCAGGATATACTGTATCATCTTGCTCTGGGTAGCGGCTCCCACGATCTCGTTGAAATGTTTGGCGACGTTAAG TTCGTGTGCATGGGAGGAACACCAAAGCGTATGGAAGATTTTGCTCACTTCATAATGAAGGAAATAGGTCACAAGCTTCCGGCAGGAACGACACTTCTTGATATTAGCCAGTATTCATATCGTTACTCTATGTATAAAGTCGGACCAGTCCTTTCTATTAGC CATGGAATGGGCATGCCGTCGGTTGGAATTTTGCTTCACGAAATGATCAAGCTGATGTACCACGCGAAAGTGAAGGATCCGATATTCTTCAGGATTGGTACTTGTGGTGGGATCGGCCTTGAAGGCGGTACCGTGGTAATTTCCGAGGAAGCAGTCGATGGAATGCTGAAGTCGTACTTGGAAGTG CCTGTGCTCGGCAAAGTGGTGAGGAGGCCTGCTAAGTTAGACCGACAACTAGCTCGCGATCTAAAGGCTCTAGCACACCGTGACGATCCTTATGACACCGTAATCGGTAAAACGATGTGTACCGATGATTTCTACGAAGGACAGGGGCGTATGGACGGTGCATTCTGTGAATTCACGGAAAACGATAAGATGGATTACTTAAATAAGCTGCACAAAGCTGGCGTAGTGAATATAGAGATGGAGAGTCTATCGTTTGGAGCACTCACACATCTAGCGGGCATTAAGTCTGCTGTCGTCTGCGTAACATTGCTAGATCGATTCAAAGGCGATCAG GTGCTGGCACCGAAGGAAGTCCTGAATGAATGGCAAATAAGACCGCAACAATTAGTCGCACGCTATATAACGAGATATCTTCAACGAAAAGGCCGCCTCTCCTTAGATGGCCACGGATCAATGTGTGTGAAAAGCCCGCGTCGGTTCAAACTGGTGCAACAGGAATCTGAAAACTACGATTAA
- the LOC132909010 gene encoding uncharacterized protein LOC132909010 isoform X3 — translation MNRALENIEPLSKNNFHKWKAQIQMSLMRNNSWEYVSGEKIRTTENATEWDIADRKARSDIIITVSPEALMKVNDCKTSKEVWDKLNDIYCISYSAYKSMLIKQLINCKMQEDEEMDNHIINFSTLISKLRKIHIFIQDDIASILLLNSVSNSYEDFKIAVETEEQFPSFEDMKIRLLQEDLRRIQNRRLQENQGVENNTNYSGSGIGHATNVCTYSGTVTKHTIQIVTPRISHQVLYQEIINILKDADYRTLTLKRVREVIEAKYNTNLNDRQTEIYFLVMQYIKANSFIRERLIVQENEILIEDTDDDTESGLDDEWLDEE, via the coding sequence ATGAATCGCGCGTTGGAAAATATAGAGCCGCTGTCTAAgaacaattttcataaatggAAAGCTCAGATACAAATGTCATTAATGAGAAACAACTCATGGGAATATGTTTCTGGTGAAAAGATCCGAACTACAGAAAATGCTACAGAATGGGATATAGCAGATAGAAAGGCAAGGTCAGACATTATAATAACAGTAAGTCCTGAAGCATTGATGAAAGTAAATGATTGCAAAACATCAAAAGAGGTATGggataaattaaatgatatatattgCATAAGTTATTCCGCTTACAAGTCAATGCTAATAAAACAGTTAATTAACTGTAAGATGCAAGAAGATGAGGAAATGGATAATCACATAATAAACTTTTCtactttaatttctaaattgagaaaaatacatatattcatcCAAGATGACATTGCAtcaatattgttattaaatagtGTCTCAAACAGCTACGAAGATTTCAAGATTGCTGTTGAAACCGAGGAACAATTTCCAAGCTTTGAAGACATGAAAATAAGACTACTCCAAGAAGATTTGCGAAGAATACAGAACCGGAGGTTGCAGGAGAACCAGGGTGTTGAAAACAATACCAATTATAGTGGTAGTGGAATTGGGCATGCAACAAACGTCTGTACATATTCAGGAACTGTAACAAAACACACAATACAGATCGTCACACCTAGGATTTCACATCAAGTGCTTTAccaagaaattattaatatcctTAAGGATGCAGATTATCGTACCTTGACTCTTAAAAGAGTAAGGGAAGTGATTGAAGCAAAATATAACACAAATCTTAATGACAGACAAAcagagatatattttttagtcaTGCAATATATAAAGGCAAATTCATTTATACGAGAGAGGTTGATAGTGcaggaaaatgaaatattaattgaagaTACAGATGATGATACAGAGTCAGGATTAGATGATGAATGGTTAGACGAAGAATAA
- the LOC132909010 gene encoding uridine phosphorylase 1 isoform X2: MSLLLEEEEIDEYRDGSVRLRNPNIELMDQDILYHLALGSGSHDLVEMFGDVKFVCMGGTPKRMEDFAHFIMKEIGHKLPAGTTLLDISQYSYRYSMYKVGPVLSISHGMGMPSVGILLHEMIKLMYHAKVKDPIFFRIGTCGGIGLEGGTVVISEEAVDGMLKSYLEVPVLGKVVRRPAKLDRQLARDLKALAHRDDPYDTVIGKTMCTDDFYEGQGRMDGAFCEFTENDKMDYLNKLHKAGVVNIEMESLSFGALTHLAGIKSAVVCVTLLDRFKGDQVLAPKEVLNEWQIRPQQLVARYITRYLQRKGRLSLDGHGSMCVKSPRRFKLVQQESENYD, encoded by the exons ATATAGAGATGGATCTGTACGACTTCGAAATCCAAACATCGAGCTCATGGATCAGGATATACTGTATCATCTTGCTCTGGGTAGCGGCTCCCACGATCTCGTTGAAATGTTTGGCGACGTTAAG TTCGTGTGCATGGGAGGAACACCAAAGCGTATGGAAGATTTTGCTCACTTCATAATGAAGGAAATAGGTCACAAGCTTCCGGCAGGAACGACACTTCTTGATATTAGCCAGTATTCATATCGTTACTCTATGTATAAAGTCGGACCAGTCCTTTCTATTAGC CATGGAATGGGCATGCCGTCGGTTGGAATTTTGCTTCACGAAATGATCAAGCTGATGTACCACGCGAAAGTGAAGGATCCGATATTCTTCAGGATTGGTACTTGTGGTGGGATCGGCCTTGAAGGCGGTACCGTGGTAATTTCCGAGGAAGCAGTCGATGGAATGCTGAAGTCGTACTTGGAAGTG CCTGTGCTCGGCAAAGTGGTGAGGAGGCCTGCTAAGTTAGACCGACAACTAGCTCGCGATCTAAAGGCTCTAGCACACCGTGACGATCCTTATGACACCGTAATCGGTAAAACGATGTGTACCGATGATTTCTACGAAGGACAGGGGCGTATGGACGGTGCATTCTGTGAATTCACGGAAAACGATAAGATGGATTACTTAAATAAGCTGCACAAAGCTGGCGTAGTGAATATAGAGATGGAGAGTCTATCGTTTGGAGCACTCACACATCTAGCGGGCATTAAGTCTGCTGTCGTCTGCGTAACATTGCTAGATCGATTCAAAGGCGATCAG GTGCTGGCACCGAAGGAAGTCCTGAATGAATGGCAAATAAGACCGCAACAATTAGTCGCACGCTATATAACGAGATATCTTCAACGAAAAGGCCGCCTCTCCTTAGATGGCCACGGATCAATGTGTGTGAAAAGCCCGCGTCGGTTCAAACTGGTGCAACAGGAATCTGAAAACTACGATTAA